From Rutidosis leptorrhynchoides isolate AG116_Rl617_1_P2 chromosome 3, CSIRO_AGI_Rlap_v1, whole genome shotgun sequence, a single genomic window includes:
- the LOC139897068 gene encoding signaling peptide TAXIMIN 1: protein MCCGDGDCRPLGFLLGLPFAFLSLLLSLIGVIVWIVGLTLTCICPCCLCVTVIVEIAIELIKAPIHVMEWFTSKIPC from the exons ATGTGTTGCGGTGATGGAGATTGCAGACCTTTAGGTTTCCTACTCGGTCTCCCCTTCGCGTTCCTTTCTCTTCTTCTTTCACTCATCGGTGTCATCGTCTGGATCGTCGG ATTGACGCTGACGTGTATATGTCCGTGCTGTTTATGCGTAACGGTGATTGTTGAAATTGCGATTGAACTGATTAAAGCTCCGATTCATGTTATGGAATGGTTCACTTCTAAGATTCCTTGCTGA